The proteins below come from a single Macaca fascicularis isolate 582-1 chromosome 9, T2T-MFA8v1.1 genomic window:
- the DCLRE1A gene encoding DNA cross-link repair 1A protein — MLEDISEEDIWEYKSKRKPKRVDPDNGSKNIPKSVEKGTDGKHQSKRNRNRKRATEAKEVKDHEMPLENADCQTSVASSQNSSCGDSIQHTQDKETTPGKLCRTHRSQRVSPKIRPVYDGYCPNCQMPFSSLIGQTPRWHVFECLDSPPRSETECPDGLLCTSTIPFHYKRYTHFLLAQSRAGDHPFSSPSPASGGSFSETKSGVLCSLEERWSSYQSQTDNSVSSDPLLMTQYLKKSPSPTKASEKISANIQTSQQALQFTEFVENDKLVGVALRLENNSEHINLPLPENDFSDCGISYSPLQSDEDTHDTDEKLDDSQQQLFFTESSKDGSLEEDDDSCAFFKKRHGPLLKDQDESCREMNSFLTQDKYDEGLYRFNSLNDLSQPISQNNESTLPYDLACTGGDFVLFPPALAGKLAASVHQVAKAKQDEPEFHSAQSNKQKQVIEESAVYNQVSLPLVKSSMLKPFESQGEGYLSSQPTQSKIRKLSSENLNAKNNTNSACCCRKALDGVPVGKATILNTENFSSTPAPKYLKILPSGLECNARHPSTKVMKQMDIGVYFGLPPKRKEEKLLGESALEGINLNPVPSPNKKRSSHFKRKAEKSLSDLEFDASNLNESQLSVELSSERSQRQKKRRKKNSLQEGVYQKRSDHLINTESEAVNLSKVKVFTKSAHGGLQRGNKKIPESSNVGGSRKKTCPFYKKIPGTGFTVDAFQYGMVEGCTAYFLTHFHSDHYAGLSKHFTFPVYCSEITGNLLKNKLHVQEQYIHTLPLDIECVVNGVKVVLLDANHCPGAVMILFYLPNGTVILHTGDFRADPSMEHSLLADQKVHMLYLDTTYCSPEYTFPSQQEVIQFAINTAFEALTLNPHTLVVCGTYSIGKEKVFLAIADVLGSKVGMSQEKYKTLRCLNIPEINSLITTDMCSSLVHLLPMMQINFKGLQNHLKKYGGKYNQILAFRPTGWTHSNKFPRIADVIPQTKGNISIYGIPYSEHSSYLEMKRFVQWLKPQKIIPTVNVGTWKSRNTMEKYFREWKLEAGY; from the exons ATGTTAGAAGACATTTCCGAAGAAGACATTTGGGAATACAAatctaaaagaaaaccaaaacgaGTTGATCCAGATAATGGctctaaaaatattccaaaatctgttGAAAAAGGAACAGATGGAAAACACCAGTCAAAACggaatagaaacagaaaaagagccACAGAAGCTAAAGAGGTGAAGGACCATGAAATGCCCCTTGAAAATGCAGATTGTCAGACTTCTGTAGCTTCTAGTCAGAATTCAAGTTGTGGAGATAGTATTCAGCACACCCAAGACAAGGAGACTACTCCAGGAAAGCTCTGTAGAACTCACAGAAGCCAACGCGTGTCCCCAAAGATACGTCCAGTTTATGATGGATACTGTCCAAATTGCCAGATGCCTTTTTCCTCATTGATAGGGCAGACACCTCGATGGCATGTTTTTGAATGTTTGGATTCTCCACCACGCTCTGAAACAG aatGTCCTGATGGTCTTCTGTGTACCTCAACCATTCCTTTTCATTACAAGAGATACACTCACTTCCTGCTAGCTCAAAGCAGGGCTGGTGATCATCCTTTTAGCAGCCCATCACCTGCGTCAGGTGGCAGTTTCAGTGAGACCAAGTCAGGTGTTCTTTGTAGTCTTGAGGAAAGATGGTCTTCGTATCAGAGCCAAACCGATAACTCGGTTTCAAGTGATCCCTTACTGATGACACAGTATTTAAAAAAGTCTCCATCTCCAACCAAAGCCAGTGAAAAGATTTCTGCTAATATCCAAACGTCCCAACAAGCTCTACAATTTACAGAATTTGTTGAGAATGACAAACTGGTAGGAGTTGCTTTGCGTCTTGAAAACAACTCAGAACACATAAATTTACCATTGCCAGAAAATGACTTTAGCGACTGTGGAATCTCCTATTCTCCACTTCAAAGTGATGAAGACACTCACGATACCGATGAAAAACTGGATGATTCACAACAACAACTATTTTTTACCGAAAGCTCTAAAGATGGCAGCCTCGAAGAAGATGATGACAGctgtgctttttttaaaaaacgacaTGGTCCCTTACTGAAGGACCAGGATGAGAGCTGCCGCGAAATGAACAGCTTCTTAACTCAGGATAAGTATGATGAAGGATTGTATAGATTCAATAGTCTAAATGATTTGTCTCAACCTATTTCCCAAAATAATGAGAGTACTTTGCCTTATGATCTGGCATGTACTGGTGGTGATTTTGTGTTGTTTCCACCTGCATTGGCAGGAAAGCTCGCTGCTTCTGTTCATCAGGTAGCTAAAGCAAAACAAGATGAGCCAGAATTTCACTCAGCTCaatcaaataaacagaaacagGTAATTGAAGAATCAGCTGTTTACAATCAGGTTTCTCTTCCGTTAGTTAAGAGTTCAATGTTGAAACCTTTTGAAAGTCAGGGAGAAGGGTATCTTTCTTCCCAACCAACccaaagtaaaattagaaaattatcaaGTGAGAACTTGAATGCTAAGAATAATACTAACTCAGCATGTTGCTGCAGAAAGGCATTAGATGGTGTGCCCGTTGGTAAAGCTacaattttaaatacagaaaacttTTCTAGTACACCTGCTCctaagtatttgaaaatattgcCTTCTGGTCTTGAGTGTAATGCAAGACATCCTTCTACCAAGGTAATGAAGCAAATGGATATAGGTGTGTATTTTGGACTACctcccaaaagaaaagaagaaaaattgctaGGGGAAAGTGCATTAGAAGGGATAAACTTAAATCCAGTTCCAAGTCCTAACAAAAAGAGGTCCTCGCACTTCAAGAGGAAGGCAGAAAAATCTTTAAGTGATTTAGAATTTGATGCAAGTAATTTAAATGAGAGTCAGCTTTCTGTGGAACTTTCTAGTGAGAGGTCACAGCGTCAAAAAAAGAGACGTAAAAAAAATTCACTGCAGGAAGGAGTGTATCAGAAGAGATCAGATCACCTTATTAATACTGAATCTGAAGCAGTCAATTTAAGTAAAGTCAAAGTGTTCACAAAATCAGCTCATGGTGGGCTGCAAAGGGGGAACAAGAAAATCCCAGAGTCATCTAATGTAGGAGGATCAAGAAAAAAGACATGTCCGTTCTACAAGAAAATACCTG GAACTGGCTTTACAGTTGATGCCTTTCAGTATGGCATGGTTGAAGGTTGCACAGCCTATTTTCTCACACATTTTCATTCTGATCATTATGCTGGATTGTCTAAACACTTCACATTTCCAGTTTATTGTAGTGAG ATAACTGGCAATTTGTTGAAGAACAAACTTCATGTGCAAGAACAATATATTCATACATTGCCACTGGACATTGAATGTGTCGTGAATGGTGTCAAAGTTGTTTTGCTTGATGCCAATCA CTGTCCAGGTGCTGTCATGATCCTCTTTTATCTTCCTAATGGTACTGTCATATTACACACGGGAGACTTCAGAGCAGATCCCAGCATGGAACATTCTCTTCTTGCGGACCAGAAAGTCCATATGCTGTACCTAGATACCAC ATATTGTAGCCCAGAATACACCTTTCCATCTCAGCAAGAGGTTATCCAGTTTGCCATCAACACTGCCTTTGAGGCTCTAACTCTAAACCCACATACTCTTGTTGTCTGTGGCACTTACTctattggaaaagagaaagtcttcCTAG CCATTGCTGACGTTTTAGGTTCAAAAGTGGGCATGTCccaggaaaaatataaaactctacGGTGCCTCAATATACCAGAAATTAATTCACTCATCACTACCGACATGTGCAGTTCATTGGTTCACCTTCTCCCAATGATGCAAATTAATTTTAAG ggCTTACAGAATCATTTGAAGAAGTATGGTGGGAAATACAATCAGATTTTGGCGTTTCGACCTACAGGATGGACACACTCTAACAAGTTCCCTAGAATAGCAGATGTTATTCCCCAGACCAAAGGAAACATTTCAATATATG GAATTCCTTACAGTGAACACAGCAGCTACCTAGAAATGAAGCGCTTTGTCCAGTGGCTGAAGCCCCAGAAAATCATACCTACCGTAAATGTTGGCACCTGGAAATCTAGGAACACAATGGAGAAATATTTTAGAGAGTGGAAATTGGAAGCCGGATATTGA